One segment of Eschrichtius robustus isolate mEscRob2 chromosome 3, mEscRob2.pri, whole genome shotgun sequence DNA contains the following:
- the AMPD2 gene encoding AMP deaminase 2 isoform X2, with protein sequence MASEARGGLGAPPLQSARSLPGPAPCLKHFPLDLRTSMDGKCKEIAEELFSRSLAESELRSAPYEFPEESPIEQLEERRQRLERQISQDVKLEPDILLRAKQDFLKTDSDLDLQLYKEQREGQGDRGLWERDVVLEREFQRVTISGEEKCGVPFTDLLDAAKSVVRALFIREKYMALSLQSFCPTTRRYLQQLAEKPLETRTYEQGPDTPVSADAPVHPPALEQHPYEHCEPSTMPGDLGLGLRVVQGVVHVYTRREPDEHCSEVELPYPDLQEFVADVNVLMALIINGPIKSFCYRRLQYLSSKFQMHVLLNEMKELAAQKKVPHRDFYNIRKVDTHIHASSCMNQKHLLRFIKRAMKRHLEEIVHVEQGREQTLREVFESMNLTAYDLSVDTLDVHADRNTFHRFDKFNAKYNPIGESVLREIFIKTDNRVSGKYFAHIIKEVMSDLEESKYQNAELRLSIYGRSRDEWDKLARWAVTHRVHSPNVRWLVQVPRLFDVYRTKGQLANFQEMLENIFLPLFEATIHPASHPELHLFLEHVDGFDSVDDESKPENHIFNLESPLPEAWVEEDNPPYAYYLYYTFVNMAMLNHLRRQRGFHTFVLRPHCGEAGPIHHLVSAFMLAENISHGLLLRKAPVLQYLYYLAQIGIAMSPLSNNSLFLSYHRNPLPEYLSRGLMVSLSTDDPLQFHFTKEPLMEEYSIATQVWKLSSCDMCELARNSVLMSGFSHKVKSHWLGPNYTKEGPEGNDIRRTNVPDIRVGYRHETLCQELALITQAVQSEMLETIPEEAGITMSPGPQ encoded by the exons AGGCTcggggtgggctgggggcccCTCCGCTGCAGTCTGCCCGATccctgccaggccctgcccccTGCCTCAAGCACTTCCCGCTCGACCTGCGCACGTCTATGGATGGCAAATGCAAGGAGATCGCCGAG GAGCTGTTCAGCCGCTCCCTGGCTGAGAGTGAGCTCCGTAGCGCCCCGTACGAGTTCCCGGAGGAGAGCCCCATTGAGCAGCTGGAGGAGCGGCGGCAGCGCCTGGAGCGGCAGATCAGCCAGGATGTCAA GCTGGAGCCGGACATCCTGCTTCGGGCCAAGCAAGATTTCCTGAAGACAGACAGTGACTTGGACCTCCA GCTCTACAAGGAGCAGCGTGAGGGGCAGGGCGACCGGGGCCTGTGGGAGCGAGATGTGGTGCTGGAGCGGGAATTTCAGCGGGTCACCATCTCCGGGGAGGAGAAGTGTGGG GTGCCATTCACAGACCTGCTGGACGCAGCCAAGAGCGTGGTGCGGGCACTCTTCATCCGGGAGAAGTACATGGCCCTGTCGCTGCAGAGCTTCTGCCCCACCACCCGCCGGTACCTGCAGCAGCTGGCCGAGAAGCCCCTGGAGACACGGACCTATGAGCAGGGCCCGGACACCCCTGTGTCCGCTG ATGCCCCAGTGCACCCCCCTGCGCTGGAGCAGCACCCGTATGAGCACTGTGAGCCAAGCACCATGCCGGGGGACCTGGGCTTGGGTCTGCGCGTGGTGCAGGGTGTGGTTCACGTCTACACCCGCAGGGAACCCGATGAGCA CTGCTCAGAGGTGGAGCTGCCGTACCCTGACCTGCAGGAATTTGTGGCAGATGTCAATGTGCTGATGGCTCTGATTATCAATGGCCCCAT AAAGTCATTCTGTTACCGTCGGCTGCAGTACCTGAGCTCCAAGTTCCAGATGCACGTGCTGCTCAACGAGATGAAGGAGCTGGCCGCCCAGAAGAAGGTGCCACACCGAGATTTCTACAACATCCGCAAG GTGGACACACACATCCATGCCTCGTCCTGCATGAACCAGAAGCATCTGCTGCGCTTCATCAAACGGGCGATGAAGCGGCACCTGGAGGAGATTGTGCACGTGGAGCAGGGTCGAGAGCAGACGCTGCGGGAGGTCTTCGAGAGCATGAATCTCACTGCCTACGACCTGAGTGTGGACACGCTCGATGTGCACGCG gacAGGAACACCTTCCATCGCTTTGACAAGTTCAATGCCAAATATAACCCTATTGGGGAGTCTGTCCTCCGAGAGATCTTCATCAAGACCGACAACAGGGTTTCTGGGAAGTACTTTGCTCACATCATCAAG GAGGTGATGTCGGACCTGGAGGAGAGCAAATACCAGAACGCGGAGCTGCGGCTCTCCATTTACGGGCGCTCAAGGGACGAGTGGGACAAGCTGGCACGCTGGGCCGTCACGCACCGCGTACACTCTCCCAACGTGCGCTGGCTCGTGCAGGTGCCCCGCCTCTT TGACGTGTACCGTACCAAGGGCCAGCTGGCCAACTTCCAGGAGATGCTGGAGAACATCTTCCTGCCATTGTTCGAGGCCACCATCCACCCTGCCAGCCACCCGGAGCTGCACCTCTTCTTGGAGCAT GTGGACGGCTTTGACAGCGTGGATGATGAGTCCAAGCCTGAGAACCACATCTTCAACCTGGAGAGCCCCCTCCCCGAGGCTTGGGTGGAGGAGGACAACCCACCGTATGCCTACTACTTGTACTACACCTTCGTCAACATGGCCATGCTGAACCACCTGCGCAG GCAGAGGGGCTTCCACACGTTTGTGCTGAGGCCGCACTGTGGGGAGGCCGGGCCCATCCACCATCTGGTGTCGGCCTTCATGCTGGCTGAGAACATCTCGCATGGGCTGCTTCTGCGCAAG GCCCCGGTCCTGCAGTACCTGTATTACTTGGCTCAGATTGGCATCGCCATGTCCCCACTCAGCAACAACAGCCTCTTCCTCAGCTACCACCGGAACCCACTACCTGAGTACCTGTCCCGCGGCCTCATGGTCTCACTGTCCACCGACGATCCCCTGCAGTTCCACTTCACCAAG GAGCCACTGATGGAGGAGTACAGCATCGCCACCCAGGTGTGGAAGCTCAGCTCCTGCGACATGTGCGAGCTGGCACGCAACAGTGTGCTCATGAGTGGCTTCTCCCACAAG GTGAAGAGCCACTGGCTGGGACCCAACTATACCAAGGAGGGCCCCGAGGGCAATGACATCCGCCGCACCAATGTGCCGGACATCCGTGTGGGCTACCGCCATGAGACCCTGTGCCAGGAGCTGGCGCTCATCACGCAGGCCGTGCAGAGCGAGATGCTGGAGACCATCCCGGAGGAGGCGGGCATCACCATGAGCCCAGGGCCTCAGTGA
- the AMPD2 gene encoding AMP deaminase 2 isoform X1, with translation MASYSSGPGKSKAKYPFKKRASLQASSAVPEARGGLGAPPLQSARSLPGPAPCLKHFPLDLRTSMDGKCKEIAEELFSRSLAESELRSAPYEFPEESPIEQLEERRQRLERQISQDVKLEPDILLRAKQDFLKTDSDLDLQLYKEQREGQGDRGLWERDVVLEREFQRVTISGEEKCGVPFTDLLDAAKSVVRALFIREKYMALSLQSFCPTTRRYLQQLAEKPLETRTYEQGPDTPVSADAPVHPPALEQHPYEHCEPSTMPGDLGLGLRVVQGVVHVYTRREPDEHCSEVELPYPDLQEFVADVNVLMALIINGPIKSFCYRRLQYLSSKFQMHVLLNEMKELAAQKKVPHRDFYNIRKVDTHIHASSCMNQKHLLRFIKRAMKRHLEEIVHVEQGREQTLREVFESMNLTAYDLSVDTLDVHADRNTFHRFDKFNAKYNPIGESVLREIFIKTDNRVSGKYFAHIIKEVMSDLEESKYQNAELRLSIYGRSRDEWDKLARWAVTHRVHSPNVRWLVQVPRLFDVYRTKGQLANFQEMLENIFLPLFEATIHPASHPELHLFLEHVDGFDSVDDESKPENHIFNLESPLPEAWVEEDNPPYAYYLYYTFVNMAMLNHLRRQRGFHTFVLRPHCGEAGPIHHLVSAFMLAENISHGLLLRKAPVLQYLYYLAQIGIAMSPLSNNSLFLSYHRNPLPEYLSRGLMVSLSTDDPLQFHFTKEPLMEEYSIATQVWKLSSCDMCELARNSVLMSGFSHKVKSHWLGPNYTKEGPEGNDIRRTNVPDIRVGYRHETLCQELALITQAVQSEMLETIPEEAGITMSPGPQ, from the exons AGGCTcggggtgggctgggggcccCTCCGCTGCAGTCTGCCCGATccctgccaggccctgcccccTGCCTCAAGCACTTCCCGCTCGACCTGCGCACGTCTATGGATGGCAAATGCAAGGAGATCGCCGAG GAGCTGTTCAGCCGCTCCCTGGCTGAGAGTGAGCTCCGTAGCGCCCCGTACGAGTTCCCGGAGGAGAGCCCCATTGAGCAGCTGGAGGAGCGGCGGCAGCGCCTGGAGCGGCAGATCAGCCAGGATGTCAA GCTGGAGCCGGACATCCTGCTTCGGGCCAAGCAAGATTTCCTGAAGACAGACAGTGACTTGGACCTCCA GCTCTACAAGGAGCAGCGTGAGGGGCAGGGCGACCGGGGCCTGTGGGAGCGAGATGTGGTGCTGGAGCGGGAATTTCAGCGGGTCACCATCTCCGGGGAGGAGAAGTGTGGG GTGCCATTCACAGACCTGCTGGACGCAGCCAAGAGCGTGGTGCGGGCACTCTTCATCCGGGAGAAGTACATGGCCCTGTCGCTGCAGAGCTTCTGCCCCACCACCCGCCGGTACCTGCAGCAGCTGGCCGAGAAGCCCCTGGAGACACGGACCTATGAGCAGGGCCCGGACACCCCTGTGTCCGCTG ATGCCCCAGTGCACCCCCCTGCGCTGGAGCAGCACCCGTATGAGCACTGTGAGCCAAGCACCATGCCGGGGGACCTGGGCTTGGGTCTGCGCGTGGTGCAGGGTGTGGTTCACGTCTACACCCGCAGGGAACCCGATGAGCA CTGCTCAGAGGTGGAGCTGCCGTACCCTGACCTGCAGGAATTTGTGGCAGATGTCAATGTGCTGATGGCTCTGATTATCAATGGCCCCAT AAAGTCATTCTGTTACCGTCGGCTGCAGTACCTGAGCTCCAAGTTCCAGATGCACGTGCTGCTCAACGAGATGAAGGAGCTGGCCGCCCAGAAGAAGGTGCCACACCGAGATTTCTACAACATCCGCAAG GTGGACACACACATCCATGCCTCGTCCTGCATGAACCAGAAGCATCTGCTGCGCTTCATCAAACGGGCGATGAAGCGGCACCTGGAGGAGATTGTGCACGTGGAGCAGGGTCGAGAGCAGACGCTGCGGGAGGTCTTCGAGAGCATGAATCTCACTGCCTACGACCTGAGTGTGGACACGCTCGATGTGCACGCG gacAGGAACACCTTCCATCGCTTTGACAAGTTCAATGCCAAATATAACCCTATTGGGGAGTCTGTCCTCCGAGAGATCTTCATCAAGACCGACAACAGGGTTTCTGGGAAGTACTTTGCTCACATCATCAAG GAGGTGATGTCGGACCTGGAGGAGAGCAAATACCAGAACGCGGAGCTGCGGCTCTCCATTTACGGGCGCTCAAGGGACGAGTGGGACAAGCTGGCACGCTGGGCCGTCACGCACCGCGTACACTCTCCCAACGTGCGCTGGCTCGTGCAGGTGCCCCGCCTCTT TGACGTGTACCGTACCAAGGGCCAGCTGGCCAACTTCCAGGAGATGCTGGAGAACATCTTCCTGCCATTGTTCGAGGCCACCATCCACCCTGCCAGCCACCCGGAGCTGCACCTCTTCTTGGAGCAT GTGGACGGCTTTGACAGCGTGGATGATGAGTCCAAGCCTGAGAACCACATCTTCAACCTGGAGAGCCCCCTCCCCGAGGCTTGGGTGGAGGAGGACAACCCACCGTATGCCTACTACTTGTACTACACCTTCGTCAACATGGCCATGCTGAACCACCTGCGCAG GCAGAGGGGCTTCCACACGTTTGTGCTGAGGCCGCACTGTGGGGAGGCCGGGCCCATCCACCATCTGGTGTCGGCCTTCATGCTGGCTGAGAACATCTCGCATGGGCTGCTTCTGCGCAAG GCCCCGGTCCTGCAGTACCTGTATTACTTGGCTCAGATTGGCATCGCCATGTCCCCACTCAGCAACAACAGCCTCTTCCTCAGCTACCACCGGAACCCACTACCTGAGTACCTGTCCCGCGGCCTCATGGTCTCACTGTCCACCGACGATCCCCTGCAGTTCCACTTCACCAAG GAGCCACTGATGGAGGAGTACAGCATCGCCACCCAGGTGTGGAAGCTCAGCTCCTGCGACATGTGCGAGCTGGCACGCAACAGTGTGCTCATGAGTGGCTTCTCCCACAAG GTGAAGAGCCACTGGCTGGGACCCAACTATACCAAGGAGGGCCCCGAGGGCAATGACATCCGCCGCACCAATGTGCCGGACATCCGTGTGGGCTACCGCCATGAGACCCTGTGCCAGGAGCTGGCGCTCATCACGCAGGCCGTGCAGAGCGAGATGCTGGAGACCATCCCGGAGGAGGCGGGCATCACCATGAGCCCAGGGCCTCAGTGA
- the AMPD2 gene encoding AMP deaminase 2 isoform X3: protein MASYSSGPGKSKAKYPFKKRASLQASSAVPEARGGLGAPPLQSARSLPGPAPCLKHFPLDLRTSMDGKCKEIAEELFSRSLAESELRSAPYEFPEESPIEQLEERRQRLERQISQDVKLEPDILLRAKQDFLKTDSDLDLQLYKEQREGQGDRGLWERDVVLEREFQRVTISGEEKCGVPFTDLLDAAKSVVRALFIREKYMALSLQSFCPTTRRYLQQLAEKPLETRTYEQGPDTPVSADAPVHPPALEQHPYEHCEPSTMPGDLGLGLRVVQGVVHVYTRREPDEHCSEVELPYPDLQEFVADVNVLMALIINGPIKSFCYRRLQYLSSKFQMHVLLNEMKELAAQKKVPHRDFYNIRKVDTHIHASSCMNQKHLLRFIKRAMKRHLEEIVHVEQGREQTLREVFESMNLTAYDLSVDTLDVHADRNTFHRFDKFNAKYNPIGESVLREIFIKTDNRVSGKYFAHIIKEVMSDLEESKYQNAELRLSIYGRSRDEWDKLARWAVTHRVHSPNVRWLVQVPRLFDVYRTKGQLANFQEMLENIFLPLFEATIHPASHPELHLFLEHVDGFDSVDDESKPENHIFNLESPLPEAWVEEDNPPYAYYLYYTFVNMAMLNHLRRPRSCSTCITWLRLASPCPHSATTASSSATTGTHYLSTCPAASWSHCPPTIPCSSTSPRSH, encoded by the exons AGGCTcggggtgggctgggggcccCTCCGCTGCAGTCTGCCCGATccctgccaggccctgcccccTGCCTCAAGCACTTCCCGCTCGACCTGCGCACGTCTATGGATGGCAAATGCAAGGAGATCGCCGAG GAGCTGTTCAGCCGCTCCCTGGCTGAGAGTGAGCTCCGTAGCGCCCCGTACGAGTTCCCGGAGGAGAGCCCCATTGAGCAGCTGGAGGAGCGGCGGCAGCGCCTGGAGCGGCAGATCAGCCAGGATGTCAA GCTGGAGCCGGACATCCTGCTTCGGGCCAAGCAAGATTTCCTGAAGACAGACAGTGACTTGGACCTCCA GCTCTACAAGGAGCAGCGTGAGGGGCAGGGCGACCGGGGCCTGTGGGAGCGAGATGTGGTGCTGGAGCGGGAATTTCAGCGGGTCACCATCTCCGGGGAGGAGAAGTGTGGG GTGCCATTCACAGACCTGCTGGACGCAGCCAAGAGCGTGGTGCGGGCACTCTTCATCCGGGAGAAGTACATGGCCCTGTCGCTGCAGAGCTTCTGCCCCACCACCCGCCGGTACCTGCAGCAGCTGGCCGAGAAGCCCCTGGAGACACGGACCTATGAGCAGGGCCCGGACACCCCTGTGTCCGCTG ATGCCCCAGTGCACCCCCCTGCGCTGGAGCAGCACCCGTATGAGCACTGTGAGCCAAGCACCATGCCGGGGGACCTGGGCTTGGGTCTGCGCGTGGTGCAGGGTGTGGTTCACGTCTACACCCGCAGGGAACCCGATGAGCA CTGCTCAGAGGTGGAGCTGCCGTACCCTGACCTGCAGGAATTTGTGGCAGATGTCAATGTGCTGATGGCTCTGATTATCAATGGCCCCAT AAAGTCATTCTGTTACCGTCGGCTGCAGTACCTGAGCTCCAAGTTCCAGATGCACGTGCTGCTCAACGAGATGAAGGAGCTGGCCGCCCAGAAGAAGGTGCCACACCGAGATTTCTACAACATCCGCAAG GTGGACACACACATCCATGCCTCGTCCTGCATGAACCAGAAGCATCTGCTGCGCTTCATCAAACGGGCGATGAAGCGGCACCTGGAGGAGATTGTGCACGTGGAGCAGGGTCGAGAGCAGACGCTGCGGGAGGTCTTCGAGAGCATGAATCTCACTGCCTACGACCTGAGTGTGGACACGCTCGATGTGCACGCG gacAGGAACACCTTCCATCGCTTTGACAAGTTCAATGCCAAATATAACCCTATTGGGGAGTCTGTCCTCCGAGAGATCTTCATCAAGACCGACAACAGGGTTTCTGGGAAGTACTTTGCTCACATCATCAAG GAGGTGATGTCGGACCTGGAGGAGAGCAAATACCAGAACGCGGAGCTGCGGCTCTCCATTTACGGGCGCTCAAGGGACGAGTGGGACAAGCTGGCACGCTGGGCCGTCACGCACCGCGTACACTCTCCCAACGTGCGCTGGCTCGTGCAGGTGCCCCGCCTCTT TGACGTGTACCGTACCAAGGGCCAGCTGGCCAACTTCCAGGAGATGCTGGAGAACATCTTCCTGCCATTGTTCGAGGCCACCATCCACCCTGCCAGCCACCCGGAGCTGCACCTCTTCTTGGAGCAT GTGGACGGCTTTGACAGCGTGGATGATGAGTCCAAGCCTGAGAACCACATCTTCAACCTGGAGAGCCCCCTCCCCGAGGCTTGGGTGGAGGAGGACAACCCACCGTATGCCTACTACTTGTACTACACCTTCGTCAACATGGCCATGCTGAACCACCTGCGCAG GCCCCGGTCCTGCAGTACCTGTATTACTTGGCTCAGATTGGCATCGCCATGTCCCCACTCAGCAACAACAGCCTCTTCCTCAGCTACCACCGGAACCCACTACCTGAGTACCTGTCCCGCGGCCTCATGGTCTCACTGTCCACCGACGATCCCCTGCAGTTCCACTTCACCAAG GAGCCACTGA
- the AMPD2 gene encoding AMP deaminase 2 isoform X4, with amino-acid sequence MARASSACGASASCISHSRWGRGGGRGWMWQSQAQLVRLTLPPPSLRPEPWHPIHLAPANPRPNIPLRSGPACRLPLQYQELFSRSLAESELRSAPYEFPEESPIEQLEERRQRLERQISQDVKLEPDILLRAKQDFLKTDSDLDLQLYKEQREGQGDRGLWERDVVLEREFQRVTISGEEKCGVPFTDLLDAAKSVVRALFIREKYMALSLQSFCPTTRRYLQQLAEKPLETRTYEQGPDTPVSADAPVHPPALEQHPYEHCEPSTMPGDLGLGLRVVQGVVHVYTRREPDEHCSEVELPYPDLQEFVADVNVLMALIINGPIKSFCYRRLQYLSSKFQMHVLLNEMKELAAQKKVPHRDFYNIRKVDTHIHASSCMNQKHLLRFIKRAMKRHLEEIVHVEQGREQTLREVFESMNLTAYDLSVDTLDVHADRNTFHRFDKFNAKYNPIGESVLREIFIKTDNRVSGKYFAHIIKEVMSDLEESKYQNAELRLSIYGRSRDEWDKLARWAVTHRVHSPNVRWLVQVPRLFDVYRTKGQLANFQEMLENIFLPLFEATIHPASHPELHLFLEHVDGFDSVDDESKPENHIFNLESPLPEAWVEEDNPPYAYYLYYTFVNMAMLNHLRRQRGFHTFVLRPHCGEAGPIHHLVSAFMLAENISHGLLLRKAPVLQYLYYLAQIGIAMSPLSNNSLFLSYHRNPLPEYLSRGLMVSLSTDDPLQFHFTKEPLMEEYSIATQVWKLSSCDMCELARNSVLMSGFSHKVKSHWLGPNYTKEGPEGNDIRRTNVPDIRVGYRHETLCQELALITQAVQSEMLETIPEEAGITMSPGPQ; translated from the exons GAGCTGTTCAGCCGCTCCCTGGCTGAGAGTGAGCTCCGTAGCGCCCCGTACGAGTTCCCGGAGGAGAGCCCCATTGAGCAGCTGGAGGAGCGGCGGCAGCGCCTGGAGCGGCAGATCAGCCAGGATGTCAA GCTGGAGCCGGACATCCTGCTTCGGGCCAAGCAAGATTTCCTGAAGACAGACAGTGACTTGGACCTCCA GCTCTACAAGGAGCAGCGTGAGGGGCAGGGCGACCGGGGCCTGTGGGAGCGAGATGTGGTGCTGGAGCGGGAATTTCAGCGGGTCACCATCTCCGGGGAGGAGAAGTGTGGG GTGCCATTCACAGACCTGCTGGACGCAGCCAAGAGCGTGGTGCGGGCACTCTTCATCCGGGAGAAGTACATGGCCCTGTCGCTGCAGAGCTTCTGCCCCACCACCCGCCGGTACCTGCAGCAGCTGGCCGAGAAGCCCCTGGAGACACGGACCTATGAGCAGGGCCCGGACACCCCTGTGTCCGCTG ATGCCCCAGTGCACCCCCCTGCGCTGGAGCAGCACCCGTATGAGCACTGTGAGCCAAGCACCATGCCGGGGGACCTGGGCTTGGGTCTGCGCGTGGTGCAGGGTGTGGTTCACGTCTACACCCGCAGGGAACCCGATGAGCA CTGCTCAGAGGTGGAGCTGCCGTACCCTGACCTGCAGGAATTTGTGGCAGATGTCAATGTGCTGATGGCTCTGATTATCAATGGCCCCAT AAAGTCATTCTGTTACCGTCGGCTGCAGTACCTGAGCTCCAAGTTCCAGATGCACGTGCTGCTCAACGAGATGAAGGAGCTGGCCGCCCAGAAGAAGGTGCCACACCGAGATTTCTACAACATCCGCAAG GTGGACACACACATCCATGCCTCGTCCTGCATGAACCAGAAGCATCTGCTGCGCTTCATCAAACGGGCGATGAAGCGGCACCTGGAGGAGATTGTGCACGTGGAGCAGGGTCGAGAGCAGACGCTGCGGGAGGTCTTCGAGAGCATGAATCTCACTGCCTACGACCTGAGTGTGGACACGCTCGATGTGCACGCG gacAGGAACACCTTCCATCGCTTTGACAAGTTCAATGCCAAATATAACCCTATTGGGGAGTCTGTCCTCCGAGAGATCTTCATCAAGACCGACAACAGGGTTTCTGGGAAGTACTTTGCTCACATCATCAAG GAGGTGATGTCGGACCTGGAGGAGAGCAAATACCAGAACGCGGAGCTGCGGCTCTCCATTTACGGGCGCTCAAGGGACGAGTGGGACAAGCTGGCACGCTGGGCCGTCACGCACCGCGTACACTCTCCCAACGTGCGCTGGCTCGTGCAGGTGCCCCGCCTCTT TGACGTGTACCGTACCAAGGGCCAGCTGGCCAACTTCCAGGAGATGCTGGAGAACATCTTCCTGCCATTGTTCGAGGCCACCATCCACCCTGCCAGCCACCCGGAGCTGCACCTCTTCTTGGAGCAT GTGGACGGCTTTGACAGCGTGGATGATGAGTCCAAGCCTGAGAACCACATCTTCAACCTGGAGAGCCCCCTCCCCGAGGCTTGGGTGGAGGAGGACAACCCACCGTATGCCTACTACTTGTACTACACCTTCGTCAACATGGCCATGCTGAACCACCTGCGCAG GCAGAGGGGCTTCCACACGTTTGTGCTGAGGCCGCACTGTGGGGAGGCCGGGCCCATCCACCATCTGGTGTCGGCCTTCATGCTGGCTGAGAACATCTCGCATGGGCTGCTTCTGCGCAAG GCCCCGGTCCTGCAGTACCTGTATTACTTGGCTCAGATTGGCATCGCCATGTCCCCACTCAGCAACAACAGCCTCTTCCTCAGCTACCACCGGAACCCACTACCTGAGTACCTGTCCCGCGGCCTCATGGTCTCACTGTCCACCGACGATCCCCTGCAGTTCCACTTCACCAAG GAGCCACTGATGGAGGAGTACAGCATCGCCACCCAGGTGTGGAAGCTCAGCTCCTGCGACATGTGCGAGCTGGCACGCAACAGTGTGCTCATGAGTGGCTTCTCCCACAAG GTGAAGAGCCACTGGCTGGGACCCAACTATACCAAGGAGGGCCCCGAGGGCAATGACATCCGCCGCACCAATGTGCCGGACATCCGTGTGGGCTACCGCCATGAGACCCTGTGCCAGGAGCTGGCGCTCATCACGCAGGCCGTGCAGAGCGAGATGCTGGAGACCATCCCGGAGGAGGCGGGCATCACCATGAGCCCAGGGCCTCAGTGA